GGTCATCGTTTCAACCCGAACAAGCTGCTGATCGATCCGTACGCCAAGCAACTGGTAGGCGAACTGATCTTCGACGAAGCACTGTTCGGTTACACCATCGGGCATCCGGACGCCGATCTCAGTTTTGACGAGCGCGACAGCGCGCCCTTCGTCCCCAAGGCGAAGGTTGTCGACCCGGCGTTCACCTGGGGCGAGCGAAACTGGCAGCGTATTCCGTGGGACAAGACCATCGTCTATGAGACCCACATCAAGGGCATCAGCATGTTGCATCCTGCGGTGCCGGATCGCCTGCGCGGCACCTTCGCCGGGTTGAAGAACGGCTCGCTGCTGCAGCACATCCGCTCGCTCGGCGTCTCCAGTGTCGAACTGCTGCCGATTCACGCCTTCGTCAACGAGCCGCACCTGCAGGAAAAAGGCCTTTCCAATTATTGGGGTTACAACAGCATCGCCTTTTTCGCGCCGCACCCGGCGTATCTGTCCAGCGGCAACATCAACGAATTCAAGGAAATGGTTGCGCATCTGCACCACGCCGGGCTGGAAGTGCTGCTGGACGTAGTCTACAACCATACCGCTGAAGGCAATGAGCTTGGCCCTACGCTCTCCATGCGCGGCATCGACAACAGCAGCTACTACCGCCTGCTACCGGACAACAAACGCTACTACATCAACGACTCCGGCACCGGCAACACGCTGGATATGGGTCATCCCTGTGTCCTGCAGATGGTCACCGACTCCTTGCGTTACTGGGCGTCGGAGATGGGTGTCGACGGCTTTCGCTTCGACCTGGCGACCATCCTCGGCCGTTATGCGGACGGGTTCGACGAGCGCCACGGCTTCCTCGTCGCATGCCGGCAGGATCCGGTGCTGAGCCAGGTAAAACTGATCGCAGAACCCTGGGACTGTGGCCCCGGCGGCTACCAGGTCGGCGGCTTCCCGCCCGGCTGGGCTGAGTGGAACGACCGCTTCCGCGACAACGTTCGTGGTTTCTGGCGTGGCGACGAGGGGCAATTGCCGGAGCTCGCCAGTCGCCTGACAGCCTCCGGCGATCACTTCAATCAGCGGGGACGCCGGCCATTCGCTTCGGTCAACTTCGTTACTGCGCACGACGGCTTCACCTTGCGCGACACGGTCTCATACAACGAGAAGCACAACGAGGCCAACGGCGAAGACAATAACGACGGCAGCGATCACAACATTTCCTGGAACCACGGCGCGGAAGGTCCGACCGACGATCCGGACATCCGCGAGCTGCGCATGCGCCAGATGCGTAACATGCTGGCGACGCTGTTCTTCTCGCAGGGCACACCGATGATTCTGGCGGGCGACGAGTTCGGCCGCACCCAGCACGGTAACAACAACGTGTATTGCCAGGATAACGAAATCGCCTGGATTGGCTGGGAACTGGACGAGGAGGCCCGCAGCCTGCTGGAATTCACCCGCCGGTTGATCACCTTACGACGCGCCTATCCGATCCTGCGCCGCGGTCGCTTTCTCATCGGCCACTACAATGAAGAGCTCGGCGTCAAGGATGTCACCTGGCTGGCACCCGACGGTGAGGAGATGACCGAGTCGCAGTGGCACGACAACAACGCCCGCTGCCTTGGCATGATTCTCGATGGTCGCGCGCAACCCACCGGCATTCGTCGCAGCGGCGCGGATGCGACTTTGCTGCTTATCATCAATTCGCATGATGACGTAGTGAACTTTATCCTTCCGGAAGTTGCCCAAGGCTCGAGCTGGATCTGTCTTGTGGATACCAATCGACCTGAATCCCGCCCCGTAGAGCGCTATGACTTCGGGGATGAGTTTTCGGTGACCAGCCGATCTCTGTTGCTATTTGAACTAGAACATCAGGACCCGCACTAGCGTTCGCTTACGCACCGCGTGCGTGGAGCCTGGGAAAGCCCGTCGGGGGAGCCATACGGCTCCCCCGTCACGTAGTCGGCCAGGAGCGCAGTCGGGCGACGGTGAGATCCTATGGAGTTGGGAGCGAATGAAGTTCGAAGATTTCGGCCGCAGCGGGGCACCTTTGCACGCCTGGAAAAGCTCGAGCCGCCTGGCATCGCTGCCTGCGGTGAGCTGTGACGAGCTGGTCCCCCCGCATGCCCGTGCAGTAGTTCTGGCTCCACACCCGGATGATGAAATACTCGGCAGCGGCGGCATTCTGCAGCTGCTCGCCCGGCGTAAACGCAGCTTGATGCTCATCTCCGTCACCAACGGCAGCGCCAGCCATCCTGATTCGACCCACTGGACCAGCGAACGGCTCGGAATCATACGTCCCCAGGAAAGCGCCGAGGCCTTGCGTCGCCTTGGGCTGTACATGAACGGTCTGCAATGGATTCATGGCGGTTTCCCTGATAACAGGGTCGGCGATCAGTTGGTCGACCTCAAGCGCTTCCTGCGCACCTACCTGCGCCCGACCGATGTGATATTCACACCCTGGCGTGATGATGGTCATGCGGATCACGAGGCGGTGGCTGACGCGGCACTGGCGGTTGGCCGGGAAATCGGCGCTGCGGTGTATGAAGTGCCCATCTGGGCCTGGAACTGGGCGAGCCCGGAGGATCCACGGATTCCCTGGGCCCGCGCTCATAAGATACATCTGGATCGCTGGACCCAGGCGCGCAAGCGTCACGCCATCCAGGCGTTTGCCAGCCAGCTGACGCCCGACCCGGTCAACGGCCGGGCTCCGCCATTGAATCCTGCGACGCTGGAACGGCTCCAGCAGGCCTTCGAGGTGGTTTTCCTCTAGCGCACGACGATGCGGGAACACCGGCCTCTTTGTCGATGCCCTGTTATCGCTGGGTGCCATTTGAAAGCGACGACCTCCGAGACGGCCGCAGGATTTGCAATATGGTCGCCCCGCGAATACGTCCCTTCCATGTCCGGATATCGATCTCGAGTGTCCTTTTCTGCTGAACGCGGCGGTTCACAAAAGTTGAACCGCCTCTCTTCGCAAAAGTCCATTTCTACAGCACTCGGCAACTTCCATTCGAAGCGCGATACGAGGACACAGTGTATGAAGGCAGTCGTATTCCATGATGTAGGGGATATCCGCCTGGACGACGTCCCGGAGCCCACCCTGCGATCCCCCACCGACGCGATCATCCGCGTGACAGCAAGCGCCATTTGCGGCACGGACCTGCACTTCGTGAGGGGGACCGTCGGAGGTATGAAAGCCGGGACCATCCTGGGTCATGAAGGTGTCGGCATTGTGGAAGAGCTCGGCTCGGATGTACGTAACCTGCAGGTCGGTGATCGCGTGGTCGTCCCTTCGACGATCGCCTGCGGCAACTGCTCCTACTGCCGCGCCGGCTACTACGCTCAATGCGACACTGCCAATCCAAACGGCAAGACGGCGGGCACTGCGTTTTACGGCGGCCCTACCTTCACCGGTCCGTTCGATGGCTTGCAGGCGGAAAAAGCACGTATCCCGCACGCCAACATCGGTCTGGTAAAGCTGCCTGATGAGATCAGCGACGATCAGGCCATCCTGCTCTCCGACATTTTCCCCACCGGTTACTTCGGCGCCGAATCAGCTGAGATCACACCCGGCGACAGCGTAGCCGTGTTCGGTTGCGGCCCGGTAGGCCAGTTCGCGATCGCCAGCGCCAAACTGATGGGTGCCTCACGCATCTTCGCCATCGACCGTTTCCCTGATCGACTGGACATGGCTCGCCGTCAGGGCGCGGAAACCATCAATTTCGACGATGAGAATCCGGTCGATGCGATCAAGCGGTTGACCGGCGAGATCGGTGTGGATCGCGCGATCGATGCGGTAGGCGTCGATGCAGAATGCCCGCATGGCCACGGTCATGATCAGAAGCAATCAGCCGGCCAGCCCTGGCAGCCAGGCGATGCGCCGGCACAGGCGCTGGAGTGGGCGGTGGAGGCTCTGGCGAAGGCCGGCACGCTGTCGATCATCGGCGTCTACTCCGGGGAGTCCAAGACCTTTCCGATCGGTGCGGCGATGAACAAGAACCTGACCATCAACATGGGTAACTGCCACCATCGCAAATACATTCCGAAGCTGATCGAGCTGGTCGTCAGTGGCCGGATAGATCCGACCAAGGTGCTTACCCAGGTCAAGCCGATGAGTGACGTCATTCAGGCGTTCGAAGCCTTCGACCGTCGCGACAGCGGCTGGATCAAGGTCGAACTCAAGCCAGGGGCCGGCGTGCAGGACAAGGAATCCGAGGCTTCGCGGAAGGCCAACACCGAGCTCGACGAGGCCATCGACGAATCCTTCCCGGCCAGCGATCCGCCAGCCATGACGCGGCCGAAGAGCTGAGCCGGCCATGCCCGATGTGCGAATCGGTATTTCCGGCTGGCGCTACACACCATGGCGCGGCGACTTTTATCCCGACGGCCTGGTGCAGCGGCGCGAGCTGGAGTTCGCCTCGCGGGCAGTGAACAGCATCGAGATCAATGGCTCGTTCTACTCGCTGCAGACGCCGGAGCGTTACGTGCGCTGGGCGGCCGACACGCCCGAAGGCTTCGTCTTCAGCATCAAGGGCCCGCGCTTCATCACGCACACCCGTCGGCTCAGGGATATCCATGAGCCGCTGGCGAATTTCTTTGCCTCGGGCTTTCTCGGGATGCGCGAGAAGCTGGGACCGATCCTCTGGCAGTTTCCGGCCAATTTTCGCTATGACCGAGCTCTGTTCGATGACTTCCTCGGACGGCTTCCGCGTGATACCGACCAGGCGGTGAAACTTGCGCGGGATTGCGCGGACCGCCTGAAGAAGCCCGGCTATCTCGATGCCGACAAGGGCCAGAGGCTGCGCCATGCCGTTGAGGTACGCAGCGAAACCTTCGTCACCGAAGACTTCGTGGCGCTGCTGCGCAAGCACAACGTAGCACTTGTGGTGGCCGACACGGCGGGCAAGTGGCCCTATGCCGAAGACCTCACCGCTGATTTCCTCTACATCCGCCTGCATGGGGACAAGGAGCTGTACACCAGTGGCTACAGCAATGAAGCCCTGGAACGCTGGAAAAAGCGCATTCAGACCTGGACCCGCGGACGTCAGGTCGCTGACGCCCGACTGATCGGTCCGCGAGAAGATACCCCACGCAAGGAGCGAGACGTGTTCTGTTATTTCGACAACGACGTAAAAGTGCGAGCCCCGTACGATGCCCGCCAGCTGCTTGGCAAGCTTGGATTGGACAAGGACCTGCAAGCCACTCCAGGCGTGCTGTTTGACGAGGAGGCATGAGGAGCGATGCAGTGAACCGGATGAGCCAACTCGATCAGAACGACCCACGTCTCGCCCCGCCGGTCACGTCGCTGCGCATCATGACGGTCAACGTGCACAAGGGTTTCACCTTCTTCAACCGCAAGTTCATTCTTCCCGAGCTGCGCGAGGCCGTCAGTACGCACGGCGCGGATATGGTCTTCCTTCAGGAAGTACACGGCGAGCATCATCATCATGCGCTACGCTATGGCAACTGGCCGACCACGCCGCAATACGAATACCTGGCCGATACCATGTGGCCGGACTTCGCCTACGGGCGCAACGCGGTGTACCCGCATGGCGACCACGGCAACGCGCTATTGTCCAAATTCCCCATCCTGCGCTACGAAAATCGTGACATATCGGTGCTCGGCACCGAGGAGCGAGGGCTGCTGCATTCGGTGCTCGACGTACCGGGACACAAGGAGGTCCACGCCATCTGTGTGCACCTCGGTTTACAGGAATCGCACCGCCGCGAGCAGCTGGAACTTTTATGCAAACTGGTGGACTCATTACCACCGGACGCGCCGGTCATCGTTGCGGGCGATTTCAACGACTGGCGCAAGCGTGCCGATGTGATTCTCAACGGCTGCGGTCTGCGCGAGGCGTTCGTGTCCGCGCATGGCGCCCCGGCGAAGAGTTTCCCAGCGCGATGGCCCCTGCTCTGCCTCGACCGAATCTACGTTCGTAATGCGACGACGCGCGGGGCACAGGTGCTTTCGCGCAGACCCTGGTCCCACCTTTCGGACCATGCGCCACTAGTAGTCGAGGTGTGCCTATGAACTTCCATTGGCGGGAAGGCAATGAAGTCGAATTGCTCATCAACGGCGAAGGATTCTTCCCCAGTGTGTTCGAAAGCATTCGTGCTGCCGAGAAGGAAATCCTGCTCGAGACTTTCATCATTTTCGACGACCGGGTCGGTCGAGCACTGAAAGCAGCGTTGCTCGAAGCCGCCGCGCGCGGTGTACAGATCGACCTCACCGTCGACGGCTACGGCACGGCAGACCTCAGCAGCGAGTTCATCACCGAAATGGCCCAGGCCGGCATTCGCATGCACATGTTCGATCCCGCGCCTCGGGTGTTGGGCATGCGTACCAACCTGTTCAGGCGGCTGCATCGCAAGATCGTGGTCATCGACGGGGAGATTGGCTTCATTGGCGGGATCAACTTCGGCGCCGATCACATGACCGACTATGGCCCGATGGCCAAGCAGGACTATGCGGTGAAAGTACGCGGTCCGATCGTCGCCGATCTGCATCGCGCGGCGCTGGCTCTGGTCAGCCGCAGCCCGGCGGTCGGCAACGAGCTGCCTGCGGTCAAACCGGTTACCCGGCATGTCGGCTCGGTACGCATGATGCTGGCCATACGCGACAACGAGGCGCATCCGACCGACATTGAGGAGCACTACCTTCAGGCATTCCGCTCGGCCAACTATCGGCTGGTGGTGGCGAATGCCTACTTTTTCCCCGGGTATCGAGTGCTGCGCGAGCTACGCAACGCCGCGCGACGGGGAGTCAAGGTAACGCTGATCCTGCAGGGTCAGCCGGACAAGGCATGGGTCAGTGCATTCTCGCATCTGCTTTACAACTATCTGTTGCGTGACGGGGTGACCATTCGTGAATACTGCGAACGTCCACTACACGGCAAGGTAGCCCTGGTCGACCGCGAATGGTGCACGGTGGGTTCGAGCAATCTCGATCCGCTGAGCCTGTCGTTGAACCTTGAGGCCAACCTGTTCATTCGCGACCCGGATCTGAACCAGCAGCTCTATGACCATCTGATGGAGCTTTCCGAAGCCCAGTGTGAAGCCATCACTCAGAAAATTGCGCTCCGAGGGTTCTGGTGGCGGGCTCCGCTGATATCCCTGAGCTTCCATTTCATCCGCCGCTTCCCGGCTATGGCCGGTATGCTGCCGGCCCACACTCCCAAGCTGCAGCCACTGACCACCGAAGAGGTTCTGGAGGAACTGCGGCAGACGGGCGAGATTCCC
The nucleotide sequence above comes from Halopseudomonas xinjiangensis. Encoded proteins:
- the glgX gene encoding glycogen debranching protein GlgX → MSRQQTRSAAPEVTQRSRVSEGNPFPLGATWDGLGVNFAIFSAHATKVELCLFDSKGEEEIERIELPEYTDEIWHGYLPDAHPGMVYGYRVYGPYEPEAGHRFNPNKLLIDPYAKQLVGELIFDEALFGYTIGHPDADLSFDERDSAPFVPKAKVVDPAFTWGERNWQRIPWDKTIVYETHIKGISMLHPAVPDRLRGTFAGLKNGSLLQHIRSLGVSSVELLPIHAFVNEPHLQEKGLSNYWGYNSIAFFAPHPAYLSSGNINEFKEMVAHLHHAGLEVLLDVVYNHTAEGNELGPTLSMRGIDNSSYYRLLPDNKRYYINDSGTGNTLDMGHPCVLQMVTDSLRYWASEMGVDGFRFDLATILGRYADGFDERHGFLVACRQDPVLSQVKLIAEPWDCGPGGYQVGGFPPGWAEWNDRFRDNVRGFWRGDEGQLPELASRLTASGDHFNQRGRRPFASVNFVTAHDGFTLRDTVSYNEKHNEANGEDNNDGSDHNISWNHGAEGPTDDPDIRELRMRQMRNMLATLFFSQGTPMILAGDEFGRTQHGNNNVYCQDNEIAWIGWELDEEARSLLEFTRRLITLRRAYPILRRGRFLIGHYNEELGVKDVTWLAPDGEEMTESQWHDNNARCLGMILDGRAQPTGIRRSGADATLLLIINSHDDVVNFILPEVAQGSSWICLVDTNRPESRPVERYDFGDEFSVTSRSLLLFELEHQDPH
- a CDS encoding zinc-dependent alcohol dehydrogenase is translated as MKAVVFHDVGDIRLDDVPEPTLRSPTDAIIRVTASAICGTDLHFVRGTVGGMKAGTILGHEGVGIVEELGSDVRNLQVGDRVVVPSTIACGNCSYCRAGYYAQCDTANPNGKTAGTAFYGGPTFTGPFDGLQAEKARIPHANIGLVKLPDEISDDQAILLSDIFPTGYFGAESAEITPGDSVAVFGCGPVGQFAIASAKLMGASRIFAIDRFPDRLDMARRQGAETINFDDENPVDAIKRLTGEIGVDRAIDAVGVDAECPHGHGHDQKQSAGQPWQPGDAPAQALEWAVEALAKAGTLSIIGVYSGESKTFPIGAAMNKNLTINMGNCHHRKYIPKLIELVVSGRIDPTKVLTQVKPMSDVIQAFEAFDRRDSGWIKVELKPGAGVQDKESEASRKANTELDEAIDESFPASDPPAMTRPKS
- a CDS encoding DUF72 domain-containing protein, whose protein sequence is MPDVRIGISGWRYTPWRGDFYPDGLVQRRELEFASRAVNSIEINGSFYSLQTPERYVRWAADTPEGFVFSIKGPRFITHTRRLRDIHEPLANFFASGFLGMREKLGPILWQFPANFRYDRALFDDFLGRLPRDTDQAVKLARDCADRLKKPGYLDADKGQRLRHAVEVRSETFVTEDFVALLRKHNVALVVADTAGKWPYAEDLTADFLYIRLHGDKELYTSGYSNEALERWKKRIQTWTRGRQVADARLIGPREDTPRKERDVFCYFDNDVKVRAPYDARQLLGKLGLDKDLQATPGVLFDEEA
- a CDS encoding PIG-L deacetylase family protein, which encodes MKFEDFGRSGAPLHAWKSSSRLASLPAVSCDELVPPHARAVVLAPHPDDEILGSGGILQLLARRKRSLMLISVTNGSASHPDSTHWTSERLGIIRPQESAEALRRLGLYMNGLQWIHGGFPDNRVGDQLVDLKRFLRTYLRPTDVIFTPWRDDGHADHEAVADAALAVGREIGAAVYEVPIWAWNWASPEDPRIPWARAHKIHLDRWTQARKRHAIQAFASQLTPDPVNGRAPPLNPATLERLQQAFEVVFL
- a CDS encoding endonuclease/exonuclease/phosphatase family protein, with the protein product MSQLDQNDPRLAPPVTSLRIMTVNVHKGFTFFNRKFILPELREAVSTHGADMVFLQEVHGEHHHHALRYGNWPTTPQYEYLADTMWPDFAYGRNAVYPHGDHGNALLSKFPILRYENRDISVLGTEERGLLHSVLDVPGHKEVHAICVHLGLQESHRREQLELLCKLVDSLPPDAPVIVAGDFNDWRKRADVILNGCGLREAFVSAHGAPAKSFPARWPLLCLDRIYVRNATTRGAQVLSRRPWSHLSDHAPLVVEVCL
- the clsB gene encoding cardiolipin synthase ClsB; translated protein: MNFHWREGNEVELLINGEGFFPSVFESIRAAEKEILLETFIIFDDRVGRALKAALLEAAARGVQIDLTVDGYGTADLSSEFITEMAQAGIRMHMFDPAPRVLGMRTNLFRRLHRKIVVIDGEIGFIGGINFGADHMTDYGPMAKQDYAVKVRGPIVADLHRAALALVSRSPAVGNELPAVKPVTRHVGSVRMMLAIRDNEAHPTDIEEHYLQAFRSANYRLVVANAYFFPGYRVLRELRNAARRGVKVTLILQGQPDKAWVSAFSHLLYNYLLRDGVTIREYCERPLHGKVALVDREWCTVGSSNLDPLSLSLNLEANLFIRDPDLNQQLYDHLMELSEAQCEAITQKIALRGFWWRAPLISLSFHFIRRFPAMAGMLPAHTPKLQPLTTEEVLEELRQTGEIPCSDEKT